From a single Penaeus vannamei isolate JL-2024 chromosome 25, ASM4276789v1, whole genome shotgun sequence genomic region:
- the LOC113823969 gene encoding zinc finger CCCH domain-containing protein 11A has product MLQGKTLLSRSLQGGSSAYSVVFISTEQEVDAVVSFLQIIMGEKTPVSKNNDCYFYYYSSCSKGDACPFRHEPSALRNETMCYYWKLGNCNKANCFYRHMEITISLNYL; this is encoded by the exons ATGCTACAAGGGAAGACATTATTGTCAAGATCGTTGCAAGGTGGATCAAGTGCATACTCTGTTGTATTTATATCAACGGAACAAGAAGTGGATGCAGTTGTAAG ttttttgcaGATTATAATGGGTGAGAAGACTCCAGTATCCAAAAACAATGactgttatttctactattattcatCATGTTCCAAG GGTGATGCCTGTCCTTTCCGCCATGAACCATCTGCTCTCCGCAATGAGACCATGTGCTATTATTGGAAGCTTGGCAATTGTAACAAAGCAAACTGCTTCTACAGACACATGGAGATTACT atatcactcaattacctctag